From the Thermodesulfovibrio thiophilus DSM 17215 genome, the window ATACAGCTGAGGATTTAAAACAGAGTATAAGAGAACTAAAAGAACTGATTGAAGAAATCAAAAAGAATCCAAAGAAATTTTTCAAATTCAGTATATTTTAGGTTATAATTTTTTATGGCAGTCCTTGAAATAAGAAAATATCCTGAAGAAATTTTAAAGAAGAAAGCTGAAGCTATTACTGATATCAATGAGGATTTACACCGACTTATTGATGATATGGTTGAAACAATGTATAAAGCCAATGGAGTTGGGCTGGCTGCACCACAGGTGGGTGTTTCAAAGAGGCTTATCGTTGTTGATACAAGCCCCAGAGAGGCGAATCAATCTCTAATTGTTTTAATTAATCCAGAAATATCAGATTCAGAAGGAGAAATTCTTTCTGAAGAAGGATGTCTCAGTCTTCCTGGATTTATAACAAGGCTAAAAAGGAAAGAAAAAATTCTTGTCAAAGGATTAGACAGAAAGGGTAAGGAAATAGAGGTTCAAGCCACGGGGCTTTTAGCAAGGGCATTGCAGCATGAGCTAGACCATCTTGAAGGAATTCTTCTTGTTGACAGAATAAGCCCTCTTAAAAGAGAACTTTTCAGAAGAAAATATCTTAAAGCAAAGAAGTAGGCTTTTCAATATGCCATCTAAAAGAGAAGGAATAATCTTCTTTGGTACTCCAGCATTTGCAGTTCCAACTCTTAATGCATTGATTTCAGATAAAGAAAAAATATTACTTGTTGTGACCCAGCCTGATAAACCAAAAGGAAGAGGTAAGGTCATACAACCTGCAGAAGTAAAAAAAATTGCTTTAGAACACAGATTGCCACTGATTCAACCGGATAGAGTAAGAGATGAAAATTTTATCAAAATGTTAAAAGAGCTCAATCCAGAGTTTATAGTGGTTGTTGCATATGGTAAGATAATTCCAGGAGAGATTCTTAAAATTCCAGAGTATGGTTGCATAAATTTACATGCTTCTCTTTTGCCAAAATACAGAGGAGCAGCACCAATTCAATGGGCATTGATAAAAGGTGAAAAAATCACAGGTGTTACAACAATGCTCATTGATGAAGGACTTGATACAGG encodes:
- the def gene encoding peptide deformylase translates to MAVLEIRKYPEEILKKKAEAITDINEDLHRLIDDMVETMYKANGVGLAAPQVGVSKRLIVVDTSPREANQSLIVLINPEISDSEGEILSEEGCLSLPGFITRLKRKEKILVKGLDRKGKEIEVQATGLLARALQHELDHLEGILLVDRISPLKRELFRRKYLKAKK